One Kribbella sp. NBC_00662 genomic region harbors:
- a CDS encoding response regulator transcription factor, with amino-acid sequence MSSRRVVVVDDHDMFRAGVRSEIGASVDIVGEGSDVDTAVKAIVGTEPDVVLLDVHLPGGGGTEVMKQVHQRHPDIKFLALSVSDAAEDVIGVIRAGARGYVTKNISGTELIDAINRVADGDAVFSPRLAGFVLDAFSGAIDIASVDEDLDRLSQREREVLRLIARGYAYKEVARELFISVKTVETHVSSVLRKLQLSNRHELTRWATDRRLV; translated from the coding sequence ATGAGCAGCAGGCGCGTTGTCGTCGTCGACGATCACGACATGTTCCGGGCCGGGGTACGCAGCGAGATCGGCGCCTCGGTCGACATCGTCGGGGAGGGATCCGACGTCGACACCGCGGTCAAGGCGATCGTCGGCACCGAGCCGGACGTCGTACTGCTCGACGTACACCTGCCCGGCGGCGGTGGTACCGAGGTGATGAAGCAGGTGCACCAGCGGCACCCGGACATCAAGTTCCTCGCGCTGTCGGTGTCGGACGCGGCCGAGGATGTGATCGGCGTGATCCGGGCCGGCGCCCGCGGGTACGTCACCAAGAACATCTCCGGCACCGAGCTGATCGACGCGATCAACCGCGTCGCCGACGGTGACGCGGTGTTCTCGCCGCGGCTGGCCGGCTTCGTGCTGGACGCCTTCTCCGGCGCGATCGACATCGCCTCGGTGGACGAGGACCTCGACCGGCTCTCGCAGCGTGAGCGCGAGGTACTGCGGCTGATCGCGCGCGGCTACGCGTACAAGGAAGTCGCCCGGGAGCTGTTCATCTCGGTGAAGACCGTCGAGACCCACGTCTCCTCGGTACTGCGCAAGCTGCAGCTGTCCAACCGGCACGAACTGACCCGCTGGGCCACCGACCGCCGCCTCGTGTGA
- a CDS encoding ABC transporter permease, translating into MFYYVMRRVASAISVVAVTLVATFALFFIAPTDPAAAICGERKCPQSRYLEIKKNLHLDEPKVQQFTRYAAGIVVGRDFETSGVVQHCSAPCLGFSFKNDRPVTGTLMSRLPVTASLVLGYGVLVLTIGVTAGAMSARRRGTPGDRLLMSGTLLISSVPYYIVGLMAALYLTILYPILPRSGWVSPLENPWHWFTGLVAPWVILSVYGCTDYARYSRGSMVETLNEDFIRTARAKGLSDRVVTYKHALRAGLIPVVTIFGLDLAASLSGAIFTEKIFDLPGLGVLALDAVSDYDLPLIMGSVLLGSVLLVAMNLIVDLAYSVIDPRVRLQ; encoded by the coding sequence GTGTTCTATTACGTGATGCGCCGGGTGGCGTCCGCGATCAGTGTGGTCGCGGTCACTCTGGTGGCGACGTTCGCGCTGTTCTTCATCGCGCCCACGGATCCCGCGGCCGCGATCTGCGGTGAGCGGAAGTGTCCCCAGTCGCGCTACCTCGAGATCAAGAAGAACCTGCATCTCGACGAGCCGAAGGTCCAGCAGTTCACCCGGTACGCCGCCGGCATCGTGGTCGGGCGCGACTTCGAGACCTCCGGCGTCGTCCAGCACTGCTCGGCGCCGTGCCTGGGCTTCTCGTTCAAGAACGACCGCCCGGTGACCGGCACGCTGATGTCCCGGCTGCCGGTGACCGCCTCGCTGGTCCTCGGGTACGGCGTACTCGTGCTGACCATCGGCGTGACGGCCGGCGCGATGTCGGCCAGACGACGCGGTACGCCGGGGGACCGCCTGCTGATGAGCGGCACGCTGCTGATCAGCTCGGTGCCGTACTACATCGTCGGGCTGATGGCGGCGCTGTACCTGACGATCCTCTACCCGATCCTGCCCCGCAGCGGTTGGGTGTCGCCGTTGGAGAACCCGTGGCACTGGTTCACCGGCCTGGTGGCGCCCTGGGTGATCCTGAGCGTCTACGGCTGCACCGACTACGCTCGCTACTCGCGCGGGTCGATGGTGGAGACGCTGAACGAGGACTTCATCCGGACCGCCCGGGCCAAGGGCCTGTCGGACCGGGTCGTCACCTACAAGCACGCACTCCGCGCCGGGCTGATCCCGGTCGTCACGATCTTCGGCCTCGACCTTGCCGCCAGCCTGTCCGGCGCGATCTTCACCGAGAAGATCTTCGATCTGCCGGGGCTCGGCGTGCTGGCGCTGGACGCGGTCAGCGACTACGACCTGCCGCTGATCATGGGCTCGGTCCTGCTCGGCTCGGTGCTGCTGGTGGCGATGAACCTGATCGTCGACCTGGCCTACAGCGTGATCGACCCCCGGGTCAGACTGCAGTAG
- the rpsR gene encoding 30S ribosomal protein S18 has product MARRPAPTGKRKPKQNPLDRDGITYIDYKDTALLRKFISDRGKIRSRRVTGLSVQQQKQVARAIKNAREMALLPYTSAGR; this is encoded by the coding sequence ATGGCCCGACGTCCGGCCCCGACCGGCAAGCGCAAGCCGAAGCAGAACCCGCTGGACCGCGACGGCATCACCTACATCGACTACAAGGACACGGCGCTGCTGCGGAAGTTCATCTCCGACCGGGGCAAGATCCGCTCCCGCCGGGTCACCGGACTGTCGGTGCAGCAGCAGAAGCAGGTCGCCCGCGCGATCAAGAACGCCCGCGAGATGGCCCTGCTGCCTTACACGTCCGCGGGCCGCTGA
- a CDS encoding aminopeptidase C: MERNLTADQLALFEKEFASNPQYRVMQNAVTQTPINSIALDRQVVTSIDHSVSNLLDDWKVTNQKKSGRCWMFAGLNLLRVGAAGKLGVKDFEFSQNYVLFWDKFERANFFLEAMIETADRDADDRTVAHLLSDPISDGGQWNMFIAIVRKHGLVPKSAMPETESSSATAQLNDALRKLLRQGARDLRALEGDEARRERKREILTTVHRVLSIHLGTPPQKFLWQWKDNDKGFHRDGWTTPLEFAAEYVQLPVDDYVCLVHDPRSTSPVGKTFTVDYLGNVIDAPPVVYLNVEIDLMKQLTQDAIVGGEPVWFGCDVGKQMNSDLGFWDAKLYDYGSVYDTEFTLDKAERLVHHETLMTHAMLFTGVDLVDGKPRRWRVENSWGDEKADSGFWTMNDSWFGEHVFEIAVRRSALPAELQARLDDEPIVLPAWDPMGALAD, from the coding sequence ATGGAGCGGAATCTCACAGCCGATCAGCTCGCGCTCTTCGAGAAGGAGTTCGCGTCGAACCCGCAGTACCGGGTGATGCAGAACGCCGTCACGCAGACGCCGATCAACAGCATTGCCCTCGACCGTCAGGTCGTCACCTCGATCGACCATTCGGTGTCGAACCTTCTGGACGACTGGAAGGTGACGAACCAGAAGAAGAGCGGCCGGTGCTGGATGTTCGCCGGCCTGAACCTGCTCCGGGTCGGCGCGGCCGGGAAGCTCGGGGTCAAGGACTTCGAGTTCTCGCAGAACTACGTGCTGTTCTGGGACAAGTTCGAGCGGGCCAACTTCTTCCTCGAGGCGATGATCGAGACCGCCGACCGGGACGCCGACGACCGGACGGTGGCGCACCTGCTGTCCGACCCGATCAGCGACGGCGGCCAGTGGAACATGTTCATCGCGATCGTCCGCAAGCACGGCCTGGTGCCGAAGTCGGCGATGCCGGAGACCGAGAGCTCGTCCGCGACGGCCCAGCTCAACGACGCACTGCGCAAGCTGCTGCGCCAGGGTGCGCGTGACCTGCGCGCACTCGAGGGCGACGAGGCCCGTCGCGAGCGCAAGCGGGAGATCCTGACCACCGTGCACCGGGTGCTGAGCATCCACCTCGGCACGCCGCCGCAGAAGTTCCTGTGGCAGTGGAAGGACAACGACAAGGGCTTCCATCGTGACGGCTGGACCACGCCGCTCGAGTTCGCGGCGGAGTACGTGCAGCTGCCGGTCGACGACTACGTCTGCCTGGTCCACGACCCGCGCTCGACCAGCCCGGTCGGCAAGACCTTCACGGTCGACTACCTGGGCAACGTCATCGACGCCCCGCCGGTGGTCTACCTGAACGTCGAGATCGACCTGATGAAGCAGCTCACCCAGGACGCGATCGTCGGCGGCGAGCCGGTCTGGTTCGGCTGCGACGTCGGCAAGCAGATGAACTCCGACCTCGGCTTCTGGGACGCCAAGCTCTACGACTACGGCTCGGTCTACGACACCGAGTTCACGCTGGACAAGGCCGAGCGGCTGGTGCACCACGAGACGCTGATGACGCACGCGATGCTGTTCACCGGTGTCGACCTGGTCGACGGCAAGCCGCGGCGCTGGCGGGTCGAGAACAGCTGGGGTGACGAGAAGGCCGACAGCGGCTTCTGGACCATGAACGACTCGTGGTTCGGCGAGCACGTCTTCGAGATCGCCGTCCGCCGGTCCGCGCTGCCGGCCGAGCTGCAGGCACGCCTGGACGACGAGCCGATCGTGCTCCCGGCCTGGGACCCGATGGGCGCGCTAGCGGATTAG
- a CDS encoding alpha/beta fold hydrolase, with product MTISHAVAGNGPDLLLVHAGVADARMWVRQVEELKADHRVITLDLRGYGETPLEPAAKYSDAGDVLALLDELGADSVTAVGASYGGYVVQQIASRAPERFNRLVLLCAPTDNVVPDDNLRALWSEENELLEAGDVDGATELTVRRWIGPEADDDTRDLLRTMQRRAYDVQLAAGDVDNEEWPVEPEKISAPVRLITGAHDFAFFTNSADYLAERLPTVERIHLPWAGHLPTLERPAGALELIR from the coding sequence ATGACGATTTCACATGCGGTAGCCGGCAACGGACCTGATCTCCTGCTGGTGCACGCCGGTGTGGCCGACGCGCGGATGTGGGTCAGGCAGGTCGAGGAGCTGAAGGCGGACCACCGCGTGATCACGCTGGACCTGCGCGGGTACGGCGAGACCCCGTTGGAGCCGGCCGCGAAGTACTCCGATGCCGGCGACGTGCTCGCGCTGCTCGACGAGCTGGGCGCGGACAGCGTCACCGCGGTCGGGGCGTCGTACGGCGGGTACGTCGTACAGCAGATCGCCAGCCGTGCGCCGGAGCGGTTCAACCGGCTGGTGCTGCTGTGCGCGCCGACCGACAACGTCGTGCCCGACGACAACCTGCGGGCGCTGTGGTCGGAGGAGAACGAACTGCTCGAAGCCGGCGACGTCGACGGGGCGACCGAGCTCACCGTGCGGCGGTGGATCGGTCCGGAGGCGGACGACGACACCCGCGACCTGCTGCGGACCATGCAGCGGCGGGCGTACGACGTACAGCTCGCGGCCGGTGACGTGGACAACGAGGAGTGGCCGGTCGAGCCGGAAAAGATCAGCGCGCCCGTGAGGCTGATCACGGGCGCGCATGATTTCGCGTTCTTCACCAACAGTGCGGACTACCTGGCCGAACGTCTTCCGACGGTCGAACGGATCCACCTCCCGTGGGCCGGCCATCTGCCGACCCTCGAGCGTCCGGCCGGGGCGCTGGAACTAATCCGCTAG
- a CDS encoding PIG-L deacetylase family protein: MTVPEANPRPDSEIERVLVVVAHPDDIDFGGAGTVASWTKAGIDVHYCIVTDGQAGGFEPERDRAEIPAVRRAEQTAAADHVGVHDLHFLGYADGAVEPTFELVRDISRVIRTVRPQRLLTQSPERVWSRLQVSHPDHLAAAEAAVRGFYPAAGNPYAYSDLTEEAWDVDELWMMDHPDINHYVDITDTFDQKLAALMSHTSQHRDPEGLLTGIRANFARVATTAGFPPNHYAEAFTVIRMR; encoded by the coding sequence GTGACAGTGCCTGAGGCGAATCCGCGACCGGACAGCGAGATCGAGCGGGTGCTGGTGGTGGTCGCGCACCCCGACGACATCGACTTCGGCGGCGCCGGCACGGTCGCATCGTGGACCAAGGCCGGAATCGACGTGCACTACTGCATCGTCACCGACGGTCAGGCCGGCGGCTTCGAGCCGGAGCGGGACCGCGCCGAGATCCCCGCCGTCCGACGGGCCGAGCAGACCGCCGCCGCGGACCACGTCGGGGTCCACGACCTGCACTTCCTCGGGTACGCCGACGGCGCCGTCGAGCCGACGTTCGAGCTGGTCCGCGACATCAGCCGGGTGATCCGCACGGTCCGTCCGCAGCGCCTGCTGACGCAGTCGCCGGAGCGGGTGTGGTCCCGCCTGCAGGTGTCCCATCCGGATCACCTGGCCGCGGCCGAGGCCGCCGTACGGGGGTTCTACCCGGCGGCCGGCAATCCGTACGCGTACAGCGACCTGACCGAGGAGGCCTGGGACGTCGACGAGCTGTGGATGATGGACCACCCGGACATCAACCACTACGTCGACATCACCGACACCTTCGACCAGAAGCTGGCCGCGCTGATGTCGCACACCAGCCAGCACCGTGACCCCGAGGGCCTGCTCACGGGTATCCGGGCCAACTTCGCCCGCGTGGCCACCACGGCCGGCTTCCCGCCCAACCACTACGCCGAGGCCTTCACCGTCATCCGGATGCGCTAA
- a CDS encoding serine hydrolase domain-containing protein, which yields MEFGGTCDPQDAGLDPDRLTQAIELVEARGTIAQLCVVRDGRVVVDRSFGCAPDALFWLFSATKPYLAVVIHQLVESGRLHLDDAVAAYWPEFGENGKREITVREVLRHRSGVTNAGSYVGEVRAMTDWNRSLRRIEETKPRWPIGTVAYSPLAFGFILSEVARRCSGVPIHELVQRFVLEPLGVADTYLGLPDDLWDRHVPIRASGPLGPFIQSVVNRRSTRQALVPAAGMSTTARDLATFYQALLDGGLLRPETLAVACEPSSEGDVDRTARAPIRWSQGFQLGGPRWIEGASTSLGSLSSPRTFGHNGSNCCIGWADPDRQIAYAYLTNRVGRPSADLTHHAAVADKVLEAAG from the coding sequence ATGGAGTTCGGTGGCACGTGCGATCCGCAGGACGCCGGCCTCGACCCCGACCGGCTGACACAAGCGATTGAGTTGGTCGAGGCCCGCGGGACGATCGCGCAGCTCTGCGTCGTCCGCGACGGCCGGGTTGTCGTCGACCGGTCCTTCGGATGTGCACCGGACGCGTTGTTCTGGCTCTTCTCCGCAACCAAGCCGTATCTCGCCGTCGTGATCCACCAGCTCGTCGAGTCCGGCCGGCTGCACCTGGACGACGCGGTCGCGGCGTACTGGCCGGAGTTCGGGGAGAACGGGAAGCGCGAGATCACCGTCCGTGAGGTGCTGCGGCACCGGTCCGGCGTGACGAACGCCGGCTCGTACGTCGGTGAGGTCCGCGCGATGACCGACTGGAACCGTTCGCTCCGCCGGATCGAGGAGACGAAGCCCCGCTGGCCGATCGGCACCGTCGCGTACAGCCCGCTCGCGTTCGGATTCATCCTGAGCGAGGTCGCGCGGCGCTGCAGCGGCGTCCCGATCCACGAGCTGGTACAACGGTTCGTCCTCGAACCGCTCGGGGTCGCCGACACGTACCTCGGGCTGCCCGACGACCTGTGGGATCGGCATGTACCGATCCGGGCCTCCGGTCCGCTCGGGCCGTTCATCCAGTCGGTGGTGAATCGGCGCAGTACTCGCCAGGCCCTCGTGCCGGCGGCTGGGATGTCGACGACGGCGCGGGACCTGGCCACGTTCTATCAGGCACTGCTCGACGGTGGGCTGCTGCGGCCGGAGACGCTCGCGGTGGCGTGTGAGCCGAGCAGCGAAGGGGATGTCGACCGGACCGCGCGGGCGCCGATCCGTTGGTCGCAAGGGTTCCAGCTGGGCGGGCCGCGGTGGATCGAGGGCGCATCGACGTCGCTGGGATCGCTCAGCAGCCCGCGGACGTTCGGTCACAACGGCAGCAACTGCTGCATCGGGTGGGCCGACCCGGATCGCCAGATCGCGTACGCGTATCTGACCAACCGGGTCGGCCGTCCGAGCGCCGACCTCACCCACCACGCCGCGGTCGCCGACAAGGTGCTCGAGGCGGCCGGCTAG
- a CDS encoding ClpP family protease, whose protein sequence is MSSYTIPNVIAQHPRGERIMDVYSHLLSERIIYLGTAIDAGVANALIAQLLHLEVDKPEQEINLYINCEGGDMTAMLAIYDTMQYIQSPVATFCVGQAISAGAVLLAGGAAGRRAVLPHARIVLHQPAASGRGTIPDLILQADEVVRVRGQVESILARHTSQTIEQLRHDTDRDHVLTAEGAKEYGLVDHVISERLPIAALV, encoded by the coding sequence ATGAGCAGCTACACGATCCCGAACGTGATCGCCCAGCACCCGCGCGGCGAGCGGATCATGGACGTCTACTCACACCTGCTCAGCGAGCGCATCATCTACCTGGGTACGGCGATCGACGCCGGTGTCGCGAACGCGCTGATCGCACAGCTCCTGCATCTCGAGGTCGACAAGCCCGAGCAGGAGATCAACCTGTACATCAACTGCGAGGGCGGCGACATGACCGCGATGCTCGCGATCTACGACACCATGCAGTACATCCAGTCGCCGGTCGCGACGTTCTGCGTCGGTCAGGCGATCTCGGCCGGGGCAGTCCTGCTGGCCGGTGGCGCGGCCGGGCGTCGCGCCGTACTGCCGCACGCGCGGATCGTCCTGCACCAGCCGGCGGCGAGTGGCCGGGGCACGATCCCGGACCTGATCCTGCAGGCCGACGAGGTCGTACGGGTGCGCGGGCAGGTCGAGTCGATCCTGGCGCGGCACACCAGTCAGACGATCGAGCAACTGCGGCACGACACCGACCGGGACCACGTGCTCACGGCGGAAGGCGCCAAGGAGTACGGCCTGGTCGACCACGTGATCAGCGAACGACTGCCGATCGCCGCGCTCGTCTAG
- a CDS encoding ClpP family protease yields the protein MAEDMKAPLFNETARQRLFGQRIVVLDRALDDDLGTLLTTQIMTLAAEDPETDIAFWIHSPGGSVPSMLAIRDVMRLVPCDVSTLAIGLACSAGQFLLSAGTPGKRYALRHARVLMHQGSAGIGGSAVEIEIQANDLRHIRDTLLGLIADDTGQTFETVHEDSLHDHWYTAEQAREYGFIDHVVESFDQVMPKSKEVAAA from the coding sequence ATGGCAGAAGACATGAAAGCGCCGTTGTTCAACGAGACGGCCCGGCAGCGGTTGTTCGGGCAGCGGATCGTCGTGCTGGACCGGGCCCTGGACGACGACCTCGGGACCCTGCTGACCACCCAGATCATGACGCTGGCGGCCGAGGACCCGGAGACCGACATCGCGTTCTGGATCCACTCGCCGGGCGGCTCGGTGCCGTCGATGCTCGCGATCCGCGACGTGATGCGGCTGGTGCCGTGCGACGTGTCGACGCTGGCGATCGGGCTGGCCTGCAGCGCGGGGCAGTTCCTGTTGTCGGCCGGTACGCCGGGCAAGCGCTACGCCCTGCGGCACGCGCGCGTCCTGATGCACCAGGGCTCGGCCGGGATCGGCGGATCCGCGGTGGAGATCGAGATCCAGGCCAACGACCTGCGGCACATCCGCGACACTCTGCTCGGACTGATCGCCGACGACACCGGCCAGACGTTCGAGACCGTGCACGAGGACTCGCTGCACGACCACTGGTACACCGCCGAGCAGGCCCGCGAGTACGGCTTCATCGACCACGTCGTCGAGTCGTTCGACCAGGTCATGCCCAAGTCGAAGGAGGTGGCGGCAGCATGA
- a CDS encoding phospholipase, with amino-acid sequence MDQTARYDALVDRVEALYEEQLYREAAALLASQSGGLEPWAAELAHLEACVLGAGGDADAALRTLQEASAGGAWWVPDILVDDDDLAGLRGRPEFEALVAVSAERVADDPAPALVDVPEEPVGVVVALHGAGQTAAHARSDWAGVLERGYTLVCVQSSRRMSPNYRTWPDREHAAADIAAALAALPESLGLPLIAAGFSAGGRAALDWALTGLPRPVAGVLVLAPALRELPSAAGGTLSPATIWIGSDDDLLEVVGAAGEQLTSFGCTIEQLPGVGHEFPEDFDELLAKVL; translated from the coding sequence ATGGATCAGACCGCGCGGTACGACGCGCTCGTGGACCGGGTCGAGGCGCTCTACGAGGAGCAGCTGTACCGCGAGGCCGCCGCGCTCCTCGCCTCTCAGAGTGGCGGGCTGGAGCCGTGGGCTGCCGAGCTGGCTCATCTGGAGGCGTGCGTGCTCGGTGCCGGCGGAGATGCCGACGCGGCGCTGCGGACGCTGCAGGAGGCGAGCGCGGGCGGGGCGTGGTGGGTGCCGGACATCCTCGTGGACGACGACGACCTGGCCGGCCTGCGCGGACGGCCGGAGTTCGAGGCGCTGGTGGCGGTGTCGGCGGAACGGGTCGCGGACGATCCGGCGCCGGCGCTGGTCGACGTACCCGAGGAGCCGGTGGGGGTGGTGGTCGCGCTCCACGGCGCCGGTCAGACCGCAGCACATGCACGGTCGGACTGGGCCGGGGTGCTGGAGCGTGGCTACACGCTGGTGTGCGTGCAGTCGTCCCGGCGGATGTCGCCGAACTATCGAACATGGCCGGATCGAGAGCATGCCGCCGCCGACATCGCCGCCGCGCTGGCTGCCCTACCGGAATCTCTCGGTCTCCCGCTGATTGCTGCCGGGTTCTCGGCGGGTGGGCGGGCTGCTCTTGACTGGGCGTTGACCGGTCTGCCGCGGCCGGTTGCCGGGGTGCTGGTGCTCGCGCCCGCGTTACGTGAGCTACCTTCCGCCGCGGGCGGAACGTTGTCTCCGGCAACGATCTGGATCGGGTCGGACGACGATCTGCTCGAGGTCGTCGGCGCCGCGGGCGAACAGCTCACCAGCTTCGGTTGCACGATCGAACAGCTGCCTGGCGTCGGCCACGAATTCCCCGAGGACTTCGACGAACTGCTCGCCAAGGTCCTCTAG
- the pcrA gene encoding DNA helicase PcrA yields MTTLFSPDELPVPLEEPKTSRTDPDSLLEGLNPQQRAAVVHSGKPLLVVAGAGSGKTRVLTRRIAYLLAARDAHPGSILAITFTNKAAAEMRERVVELVGPRAKLMWVSTFHSSCVRILRRDIKRFGISSTFSIYDDTDSRRLMTLVCRELDLDVKRYNPRAVLNWISTQKNELIDHETAAAKAENHLEETYAECYRTYQERLAQANALDFDDLLMTTVNLLQAFPEVREYYRRRFRHVLVDEYQDTNHAQYTLIRELCGEDPADYNGPTAPPAELMVVGDSDQSIYAFRGATIRNILAFEEDFAGAETILLEQNYRSTQTILSAANAVIARNEGRMAKNLWSDQGQGEQIAVYVADNEHDEAQFVADEIDRLTDADGIKPSDVAVFYRTNAQSRVFEEVFIRTGHPYKVVGGVRFYERKEVRDALAYLRVLTNPEDTVSLRRIMNEPKRGIGDRAEAAIESLAARERISFAAAMRRAEEAPAMASRSVNAVQAFVDILDELTAMVDSGAPPDDILDVALHRSGYYETLQKSPDPQDETRLENLDEFISVAREFVEERTAAGEAADLQAFLERVALVADADQIPDAATDGVVTLMTLHTAKGLEFPVVFLTGMEDGVFPHSRSLTDLKELEEERRLAYVGITRARQRLAISRAAVRSAYGAPQHNPPSRFLEEIPGELLDWRRDESAITRWSGTGTVRGSGIPSRYEPTRRSSSDKPVISLNPGDRVVHDTFGMGTVVVVRGEGQQAQADIDFGSEGVKRLLLRYAPVEKI; encoded by the coding sequence ATGACTACGCTGTTCTCGCCTGATGAGCTCCCAGTGCCGCTGGAGGAGCCGAAGACGTCGCGCACCGACCCGGATTCGCTGCTCGAGGGGCTGAATCCGCAGCAGCGCGCGGCCGTGGTGCACAGCGGCAAGCCGCTGCTGGTGGTCGCCGGTGCGGGCTCGGGCAAGACCCGGGTGCTGACCCGGCGGATCGCCTATCTGCTGGCGGCCCGTGACGCGCACCCAGGATCGATCCTCGCGATCACGTTCACCAACAAGGCCGCCGCGGAGATGCGGGAGCGGGTGGTGGAGCTGGTCGGCCCGCGGGCGAAGCTGATGTGGGTCTCGACGTTCCACAGTTCGTGTGTCCGGATCCTCCGCCGCGACATCAAGCGGTTCGGGATCAGCTCGACGTTCTCGATCTACGACGACACCGACTCGCGCCGGCTGATGACGCTGGTCTGTCGCGAGCTCGACCTCGACGTCAAGCGGTACAACCCGCGCGCCGTGCTGAACTGGATCAGCACCCAGAAGAACGAGCTGATCGACCACGAGACGGCCGCGGCGAAGGCCGAGAACCATCTCGAGGAGACGTACGCCGAGTGCTACCGGACGTACCAGGAGCGCCTCGCCCAGGCGAACGCGCTGGACTTCGACGACCTGCTGATGACCACGGTCAACCTGCTGCAGGCCTTCCCCGAAGTCCGCGAGTACTACCGCCGCCGCTTCCGTCACGTGCTCGTCGACGAGTACCAGGACACCAACCACGCGCAGTACACCCTGATCCGCGAGCTCTGCGGCGAGGATCCGGCTGACTACAACGGCCCGACGGCGCCGCCGGCCGAGCTGATGGTGGTCGGCGACTCCGACCAGTCGATCTACGCCTTCCGCGGCGCGACGATCCGCAACATCCTCGCCTTCGAGGAGGACTTCGCCGGCGCCGAGACGATCCTGCTCGAGCAGAACTACCGCTCGACCCAGACGATCCTGTCCGCGGCCAACGCGGTGATCGCCCGCAACGAGGGCCGGATGGCGAAGAACCTCTGGTCCGACCAGGGCCAGGGCGAGCAGATCGCGGTGTACGTCGCCGACAACGAGCACGACGAGGCGCAGTTCGTCGCGGACGAGATCGACCGGCTCACCGACGCCGACGGGATCAAGCCGTCCGACGTCGCGGTGTTCTACCGGACCAACGCGCAGTCCCGGGTCTTCGAAGAGGTCTTCATCCGCACCGGCCATCCGTACAAGGTGGTCGGCGGCGTCCGGTTCTACGAGCGCAAGGAGGTCCGCGACGCGCTCGCGTACCTGCGCGTGCTGACCAACCCCGAGGACACCGTCTCGCTGCGCCGGATCATGAACGAGCCGAAGCGCGGGATCGGTGACCGGGCCGAGGCGGCGATCGAGTCGCTGGCGGCCCGCGAGCGGATCTCGTTCGCGGCCGCGATGCGCCGGGCCGAGGAGGCGCCGGCGATGGCCTCGCGCTCGGTGAACGCCGTACAGGCCTTCGTCGACATCCTCGACGAGCTGACCGCGATGGTCGACTCGGGTGCGCCGCCGGACGACATCCTCGACGTCGCACTGCACCGCTCGGGGTACTACGAGACGCTGCAGAAGTCGCCGGATCCGCAGGACGAGACCCGCCTGGAGAACCTGGACGAGTTCATCTCGGTCGCCCGCGAATTCGTCGAGGAGCGGACGGCGGCCGGCGAAGCCGCCGATCTGCAGGCGTTCCTGGAGCGCGTCGCGCTGGTCGCCGACGCGGACCAGATCCCGGACGCGGCGACCGACGGCGTGGTCACGCTGATGACGTTGCACACCGCGAAGGGCCTGGAGTTCCCGGTCGTGTTCCTGACCGGCATGGAGGACGGCGTCTTCCCGCACTCGCGTTCGCTGACCGACCTGAAGGAGCTCGAGGAGGAGCGCCGGCTCGCGTACGTCGGCATCACCCGGGCCCGGCAGCGGCTGGCGATCTCGCGGGCCGCGGTGCGTTCGGCGTACGGCGCTCCGCAGCACAACCCGCCGTCGCGGTTCCTGGAGGAGATCCCGGGCGAGCTGCTCGACTGGCGGCGCGACGAGTCCGCGATCACCCGCTGGTCGGGGACCGGGACGGTCCGCGGCAGCGGCATCCCGAGCCGGTACGAGCCGACCCGCCGCAGTTCCTCCGACAAGCCGGTGATCAGCCTCAACCCGGGCGACCGCGTCGTGCACGACACGTTCGGGATGGGCACGGTCGTCGTGGTCCGGGGCGAAGGCCAGCAGGCGCAGGCCGACATCGACTTCGGCTCCGAGGGCGTCAAGCGGCTGCTGCTGCGGTACGCGCCGGTGGAGAAGATCTGA